The Paramormyrops kingsleyae isolate MSU_618 chromosome 23, PKINGS_0.4, whole genome shotgun sequence sequence TAGTGCTCAGTTAAGCTGCCAGATTGTGTGTGGAGGGCGTGGGCCAGAGAATCAGCACTACAAATACACTAGTGGTCAagattgtggaaacacttctcatttttaaagattGCAGAGCTTTGTTCCAgttactccagttacttatGTAATCATCCAATAAATGATATTCGTAAGCATTCtctgattgtttataaacattaccacCAGTATTTGTGTAGTAATTTTGAAAGCGTAATGGCCACCAGTGTAAGCTACTTTAGAGCACATTGACAGCTGCGGGGAAGAAGCTGCTCCTTAGCTTAAACCCTAAATTCCACCGTAGAATAAGAGGAAACTTTGTGTGGCTACTTgtgaaacacagaaaaacattttcaaGAAAGACATATTACGCCGTAATACCAagatttgaataaataaatttactACCGTAAAACTAATAGCAGGCTATTCAAGCACAGGCAAATTATCTGCAGACGGGTTGACTGTAGTTTATAGCGAGATACATATAACGAAAAACTgggcaaattttattttattatggtGACAGCTGCcgtatattatattatattcatAATGCAATATGTAGGCATAATAGTAAGCTAATATGTTGATTTTCATTTCACATTGTCGGGGAATGCCTCTCCATGGCAACATGATTATGTAAGCAGACTATGTATCAGgtgatgttatttatttatttatttattttttaatgaatctGTTTCTTTTCCAGTGCTGCCACGGGGTTGCGTTGCTATGCACTGTGATCTGTGCTAGCAGCTGCCTAGATACCGTGCAGTTTCCGGCATCCCACTGGTACCTAAAGGGGAATCACATCGGCACACAGGGACATTGCGGTGAGCCCAGCACCTTGTTCTGAGAACATCTGCAGGAACACATTTTACTACAGAGAACCTGTTGTCCTTTCAAGTAAATCTGCATAATGCCTCGTTAGTGTAGTAGTGTTTGATACCAACACAAATAcgaaaatgaaacatttatcATGTCAAACTTTAACAACACCATCAGTACAAATTCTTGcagaataaatattttaaagctTTTCCCTGTTATGTAACAATgttcagggtgggggggcgaATCCTGAGCACCTGCACCTATTGCCCAAAAGAGTGACAGCGCTTCCCTTAACCGGCccaggatccccccccccccccccccccagctgagcACCTGCTGTAATGGTGTGATTTCTCTAATTGAATGTAGAATTAGTGTTAATCCCAAACATCATGATGGGAGGTATTattaaacttttattttataCCACTATACACCAAAGTAACAACAAAACTGCTGCCGAGTATCTGTCTTCCTGTGTTTTAACGATTTAcaataatttcaaaacatatgaCATGTGCAGAGACATATGATTAATATGTTTACATTTGACTGTGGTTTTAATACATGCACATATGCATTACCTGGGTAAAATCTGTTACATGAAAGCTGTGCTGATTGTAGAGAACTATTTGTCTCAGTTTGTCATGTACATTTTACTGAAATTTTACAATTACTTGTGATATACTCATTTGAGCCCAATGTATTACTTTGTTGGAAAATAATTTCTTTTCATTATGTATTACTTAGTATTAAGTTAATTTCACTGAGTGTAGTTTAACAACAGTGGTataaaattaatactttaaaaattGATACGTTACTTTGCCAGCAAACAATGAATGTCTGCTTCACTCACCGCTCTGTGATCAGCCGACGTCCGGCTTCTGCTGGCTGTCAGACACTGTGGGAGACGGGCAGCATCCGGCAGGTTTATGTCGCTCCCTGTCTCCTCCCACCTGCACTGTCTGGGTATCATACAGGTGGGAGAGGCAGAATGAGATGAGTCTCAAACCCTGTATACCTGATCCCACAAAAGCTGGGTGGGGTGCAGCATTGTGCTAGCATTTCACGGCTTTATGGTACATTGTGAATATGCATCGATCCCCATGCATCACTGTATGAGAGCTGCCAGGCTTATTTAGGCGCCTTCAGTAAACAATTCACCTACGGCGATGACGTGACCTCATACAAAACAACCGGCCATGCAGACAGTGCTGCATTGAAGTGCTCACTCTCTACCTCAAAAAGGACAATATTCACTGCTGATTGGGCCTGGAACAATAAACAGGCATTAGATCTTTACCTTGTCTCTGAGGAGATCatttgtctttgtattttgacTTGAGGTTTTCCACTATACgcctgtactttatgtttcttaTATAACACTATATAATGCCGAAAATAAAGTTTACTTCGTTTTTTATGTCTCTATAtgtatttcttgtttttcatttcaaatgCAGAAGAACATCTTCAGCAAGGCACTAGATTATTAACCAACTTTAATTTTAACTGGTTCCTCCATTCCAGCTAGAACCTGAACCGTGAACAATTTCAACAGGGAAAATGACCAAAAATCACTCTGCTAAAgctaattaattggttttccattatttcttatagggaaaaatcgatcacaactcgaacttttttgGATTCGAtcccgagttctgaacggattaaattcgagttctgaggtatcGCTGTATTTTTACAATATATTGTCCTCCTTCCTCCCCTGCACTACTAGTGTCGCTAGGGTGACCAGGTAATTCAAGTCAGGGAGGACAcattgagctaggacaggatttgtaaaataccatttcaattaaaaggatcTGGATCTCAGTTAAACACCAAGTTCTTGCTgggtgctgattggtcagtctcctataatcatgcatatgcaattaatgttaatgtgtaacagctggatgagttttTCAATCAAACTAGTCAAAGCAAAGATGAagtgaactatttagccaagcatgggtgcctttcagttttaaagtagtttgtaaaacctggagtagcttgaagtgtcctccctgacatggattatctggtgtCGCAAACTCTGGCGTTCACAAGGGAAAGGTTTACCTCTGGTGTAATGTCGAGTTTTGCACCTCACAAATATTACACAAATGGGGGGCCAAATTCACACTGATGAtgtcaccatgtaaacaaacatttatatctcagaaattaaaacagcacaaacaaaaatattaacggcacaatccggcacaaacgcggcacatatgattgagaccagtttggttgaaatctgaaacatatggggaGCAACTTCACGTAGGTTGAACACCTTCTGTTCCTTTTCCAAGGGAAGAAGTTACTTTGGTGTTCAGTGCAAATTGCCTTAAGGTAGAGTATATAGTGATATCAGATATTGCTCACTGATTGTAATTATAGGATAGAAGAATAGAGCAGCACTGTGCTCAGGAACTTGTGAAAGAACTAGCTGACCTGCTAGTGGTATCCTAGTTAATTTCGACAGGCATGCTCAGCCAGTGGCATCTTGTGGTTTGCCATGTGTGGAAGCCTTCATTGGCGATAAATCAGGTTagccacttttgttcctaaggaCAAAATTAAAGTGCCCATTGACATAGCCGTTCGTAACTGTATTGCCAAAGCACACTTCGGGaaaaaacacatacatatatgcTATTAGAGGTAAGTGAGAGAATTTTTTTTGTCGTGGATGTAATCttaatatgtaatataataatGTTGCGTAGAATTTGTGTTTTCGTGCTCCTTAAGGTGAGATAACTAGTGTCTCTCAGAAAAAGACAAGACCCAAGAAAACTTGACTGAGCCCctaatcttttcaatagctacaAACTACCTTTGCTAATTCTACATTAATTTTTGTGCAAATATTTGTTTTCATGTGATTAATCACAGAAAACTTGTTATACATAATCCCATCATTTTCCAtatctgcttgtcctatgcagggttgtggggggtctggagcctatcccagaagctatgggaacagcccaggattgggcgccaacccatcacagggcacactaacacacacacacacacacacgtagggtaaacatatccttatggggaccgctcattcatttcaatgggaaaaatgctaacgctaactatgacaaccttaacccctaaccagccctaaccataaccataagtaacctaacaaaatacaagagtttttgcatttttagttttttcatagcagtcaccgatttttataaaatagagttttcccttatggggaccaggaaaccggtccccataaggggaaaaaaaatggatatttatcacgttatggggacattatgtccccataaggataggtaaacccgtacgcacacacacacacacacacacacacaaacctgttctcatatatttgtggggactgtccattcatttctatgagcaaaACACTAATCCTAAAAATGACAACCTTCatccctatccagccctaaccttagtaagtaaccaaacagaagacaagactttcggcatttttagttttttgattgcagtcacagatttgtaTTAAATTCAATTTCCCCTGAAAAAAACAGGTATGTAATCACATTGCAGGGATATTTGGACCCCACAATGTATATCTGATCCACACAAACGCCTACAGACAATTTGGCATCTGCAGTTCACCTTTGCGTGTTTTTGGGCTGGTGGTGGAAACGGAAGAATCCAGGTGAGTCCCCACAACCACATGGGGGAGAGACATGCAAAGCAGGTAAAGATGTGAatccagatcccagaggtgtgaggcgacagtgaaAACCACTGTGCCGCCTTGTACAAAAACCACATTATAAAAAAACACCACATATTTGATATTTTACAATGATCTTGTTTATTCGAATCTAATGCTAATCAGAAGCAGAAACATTTTGGCTACATCGTGCCACAAAAGGTGCCAGGGAAAGCGTACTCGCTGAACAGTGACTTAGGCTAATGCCGCAGTAAGCAGATTTAATAATCTCTTATGATTTTATGCCCTGTTCGTTTTGttcataaaataaattaaatggttTTATACAACAGACGTGTACTACTGGGCTGAGAGTCCACCGTTACCCACCCCAGTATTACAGTCACATACAAGTAAGTAATTTTGGCAGACTGACAAATTTAGGTACCAGCTTTTATTCAGCCCCTGAACCCCCCAAAAAACTTGGAGAAAATGGAAGATGCATCCCCGAGTCCATCTGATGGAGGTAAGACACCTAAAAGAAAAATCAGACGGGACATAAACAGAGCAGAAATACATGGTCCAGTGCGGTCAATGAGGCTAATGCTTACAAAGAAGGGACACAAAAAGTGATTTAAACTATTGCTAACAAGGTTAAAAACCATGTGACAGAAGAGAGCTCAACACAGCAGGGAAAGCTCATCTACTGCCCCACTAGGGCAAAAAGAGCAGAAGGCTGACGCTAACCGGGCTCTGGTGGCTCCTGTTGACTCTGTGGACCTCTTGAGCGTGTGATCGTGGTCTCCTCGTTCCCATGGCTGTCTCTCACTGTACGCCTCTCCTCCACCGCCTGACATTCACACGTGATTTGAGAGCATCATGTAACGCTCACACATTAATGGTTACACCTACCATTTCCCCATTGGCACTGCTATGTTCACTTCGACCCCGGCAACCTACCCCGTCTGGTGTCACAACCTTCGTGATCATAACAGACTGCGAGAAAGATCTGACTGTGGGCTGAGATGGAGTGGGAGAGGGACTCAAGATTTCTTCCAGACCCTTTGTGGAGACCTGCGAGTCCAAGTCTGAAAAGAGATGGCAGTGAATAGTGAAACCTAACGAGGAAATGATAGTGGCTCAGGACAGGGATGACAATAAGGGCTTTATGTCACATTTACACTTAATTTCCCTTTAACCGCATTGGTTCACTGCAGATGGTTGTCAGACAGTGCACTTCAGTGTTTAGAGAATGCCAATTTCTGATAAAAGACGGGTAAGTAAGCGTAGTTCTGTGATTGCGATTTCATTCCTGGGTCAGCAGGAGCTAGCATTTTGGGGACACGATAAGGACAAAAATTCTAACAGAGGGAACTACAGGGCGTTTGCTTTTCTGGTATGATGGAATGAAGATTCACTTGCCATTTGTgcaagtacaggtacactggTCGGAGTTCTGTccgcatatcccatcatgctctccttgaGCACAAATTAGGGTGGCAAAAGCCGTAATCATGAATATCTAACACAATTACTCATTGACTTTGGAAATGTGCATTGACTACGCTTTAAAAAAACTTGTCCTTTTAATAATGGATGTCCTTCAACTCTAAATTTACTTCAACTAAGAAACAAATACATAGGAACTGGAAAAGGGTCATCAtgaggtttcctccaggtacccccagctgtgtgtgcagtgctaaccactgcctcacacctcagggacctgggttcaagtctccccTGGTGGGtgtcagtcacacacacagctgggggTACCTGGAAGAAACCTCATGATGACATGTGtgttctctctctcacacacacacaaggggaCCACAATCACATGTGTGCGTGTGAACAGGTGCTTTAGGGCTGATCCCAGATCAGACCCCTGCAACCCCAAAGAGAACAAGCGATTCCAGGAAAGGGGTCCTCTGCCTCTATAACAAAACAGGAGCATCATCATGACAAATGTGGCACAATAAACACTTTATCTTATTTTGATAATCATTGGAAGCCAAAATCCCTAATATACATACAGTCAAAAGCAAAACCCTAACAGTCAAAAATccctcacacacatacatgtaatGTAGAGCAAAACAGTTCTCTCACGGTTTTGTTAAACGCAGGTTTTGATGAACATGATTAAATTAATTGTGACCAGCCTTTGACTGCATTGCCACATTCTTCTGATTTACATGCCCCCATGGCAGATCCTGTATTCTACAGGTGACAAGGGGCATTaggcaaaacaaaaatgaggaGAAACATATATTAGATGACTTAATGGTCGCCTATATAAATCTTCAAAAACCTGAATGTGAGTGTCTGCCGTtgaatacataaatatttttaaacttaaaGAAAATAACGAAGCTCAACCTCCAAGCCCTAATAACCACACCCAATTACTGCCACAGTGATCGACACAGGACTCATTCCACCTCAGCTGAGAGAGGATGCAGTCCCACAAACAGGTCAGAATGAACTGGACTATAGTTAAACGGTCTGATTTGGCTGTGTACTGAAAACGGAAATGAAAACAtttggaatatagatttgctgatGTTGCTCAGCCCATGATTCAGCTCTGTGAGAGTGGTGACTTATTACTCAACAGAAGTCATGGAGGATTCAAGCTACTGATTACTATCTACCTCTGTCTTCCCGGACTGCATCCGTTTCCTCTTCTTTCTTTAGTCTTCTACTCCACCGGTCATTAAACTGTCAAGCCAGGAGGGTCAGAGCAGGGAGAAGAAAAAGTCAAGATGGGAAAGTAAAGGGCAGAGGTCACACTGGCACATGGCACGGATTTCCATAAGTGTCCAAAATCATAGCATGATGCACCTTGGAGAAGGGCATCCAATGGCGTGAAGGGGGCGGGTCGGTGGGCGGAGCTGCAGGTTGGTCAGGGGATTTCAGCATAAAGTCTCTAAGGGAGCCAGCCTTCCCACCtctgccactgtgctccatgTTGTCCTCGGGAGGCGGGGCCTCAATCTGAGGCACACCTGTAATGGAGAGTCAAGAAGCTGACAATGATGTCCCTCACAGTCAAGGTGACATTAAACCTACTAAATTATAAAAGAAGAGAGATGGGGTGAAAGAACGGTGTGTAAACAAATGGTCCATTTATTTCCAAGTAAGTGACATTTCCAGTAGGTCTTTTTCCCCATGTTGCACCACAGAAATACAAATTCAGCAATGAATGACAAGAAAAATCATGCATAAGGAGAGAAATGTGTCGATATTTTATAGAGTTACATAGATCAAAGGTAAAACTCCTGataaaaacagacagacacttaACGTAAATAAATGGCAAAAAAACGGGCGGTAGGTGAGAAGGTGTGTGATAGTTTCAGGGTGAATAGTACAGGTGTAGAGAGTCTGAAATGCCTGAAAGCAAGAGTCAGTACCAAAATGCCGGAAGCCTGGCTGGCGATCCCATGTGTTCAGAAAGGAGAAGACCTCCTCCATTTCCTGCAAGACTTGGCCAAACACCTGGGGCTCCTCAATGCGAAATCCAGATGGGCCAAAACTGAACCCAAACCTCAGGGCATCATCAAAGGGATCGT is a genomic window containing:
- the hax1 gene encoding HCLS1-associated protein X-1, whose translation is MSIFDLFRGFFGVPGGRYSGSGRRDPFFDGLTHDDDEDDDEDDDFGSAYEARQHDPFDDALRFGFSFGPSGFRIEEPQVFGQVLQEMEEVFSFLNTWDRQPGFRHFGVPQIEAPPPEDNMEHSGRGGKAGSLRDFMLKSPDQPAAPPTDPPPSRHWMPFSKFNDRWSRRLKKEEETDAVREDRDLDSQVSTKGLEEILSPSPTPSQPTVRSFSQSVMITKVVTPDGAVEERRTVRDSHGNEETTITRSRGPQSQQEPPEPGVLPPSDGLGDASSIFSKFFGGFRG